A single window of Acinetobacter wuhouensis DNA harbors:
- the serC gene encoding 3-phosphoserine/phosphohydroxythreonine transaminase — protein MRAYNFCAGPAALPTAVLEKAQAELLDWRGKGLSIMEMSHRSKDYVAVAEKAEADLRKLMNIPENYKVLFLQGGASLQFSAIPLNLLGKNPKADYIHTGIWSEKATKEAQRYGDINIIEAGTKIDGKLAITEQSQWNLSNDAAYVHYADNETIGGIQFANIPETDKPLVSDFSSSILSAPLDVSKFGLIYAGAQKNIGPAGLTLVIVRDDLLDQAKPEIPSLLKYGSQAKNDSMVNTPATYAWYLSGLVFEWLLEHGGVEAMHKTNLEKSKLLYGYIDSSDFYNNPIAVQNRSIMNVPFTLADEALDKLFLQEAEANHLLNLAGHRSVGGMRASIYNAVPLEGVQALVNFMDDFAKRHG, from the coding sequence ATGCGCGCGTACAATTTCTGTGCTGGTCCTGCTGCATTACCTACTGCCGTTTTAGAAAAAGCTCAAGCTGAGTTGTTGGATTGGCGTGGTAAAGGCTTATCCATCATGGAAATGAGCCATCGTAGCAAAGACTATGTGGCTGTCGCTGAAAAAGCAGAAGCAGACTTACGTAAACTCATGAACATTCCTGAGAACTACAAAGTGTTGTTCTTACAAGGCGGTGCTTCACTACAGTTTTCTGCGATTCCTTTGAACCTGTTGGGTAAAAACCCGAAAGCGGATTATATCCATACTGGGATTTGGTCAGAAAAAGCGACTAAAGAAGCACAACGCTATGGTGATATTAATATCATCGAAGCAGGTACAAAAATTGATGGTAAATTAGCCATTACCGAGCAAAGCCAATGGAACTTATCGAATGATGCAGCTTATGTGCATTATGCAGATAATGAAACGATTGGCGGTATTCAATTTGCCAATATCCCTGAAACAGATAAACCATTGGTTTCTGATTTTTCATCAAGCATTTTATCTGCACCGTTAGATGTATCTAAATTTGGTTTGATTTACGCAGGTGCGCAAAAGAATATTGGTCCTGCGGGCTTAACTTTAGTGATTGTCCGTGATGACTTATTAGATCAAGCAAAACCTGAAATCCCAAGCTTATTGAAATATGGTTCACAAGCCAAAAATGATTCGATGGTCAATACGCCAGCAACTTATGCATGGTATTTATCTGGTTTAGTGTTTGAATGGTTACTTGAGCATGGTGGTGTTGAAGCAATGCACAAAACCAACCTAGAAAAATCTAAATTGCTTTATGGTTATATTGATTCTAGCGATTTTTATAATAACCCGATCGCAGTGCAAAACCGTTCAATCATGAATGTACCATTTACTTTGGCTGATGAAGCTTTAGATAAATTATTCTTGCAAGAAGCAGAAGCAAATCATTTGTTAAATCTTGCGGGTCACCGTTCAGTGGGTGGTATGCGTGCAAGTATTTACAATGCTGTACCATTAGAAGGTGTACAAGCACTGGTTAACTTCATGGATGACTTTGCAAAACGTCATGGTTAA
- a CDS encoding TolC family protein, with the protein MKKMMLIKSHHLKKQKVFFSALQKSHYSCGLILLCLAAPLSHAENISYAQAEQFLLENSYTTQTNNALNQASKLQAEAVKNIGLPRVDLNVRAYKFHTETDIPLNSVKNNLEQTLSQGVSERVDQWQTEQNIPSDITDPLKQGLTRGIHSGIGLIPDTANVILEDEVVRPTVSVMMPLYTGGLTTTTKHIANLKAERSQVDAKQQQDMQRFEIIQAYFNVQLQQQLLQASQTNLLAMQNHYDNALKIEKQGFISKGQRMQFEVARNNAERTQQSNLSNLHSAQFQLKNLLNKQNIEQLTTPLFVNKQQSQSLNQLLASYPETSNLVRKMHMDTQLAQQNVKMQNAAKKPTLFAFGEYSLDQDQNWIVGVAARYNLFSGIDKNKNVQAAELQRYATELMTARTQQEIENIIYKSYSELSTAQQSNQLLQQNEQAALENLRIQQLSFKEDMGTATQVIDAQNQLSLLKTEKAINAYKYVMSLASLLHSHGSIDQFKNYVNQSNTDYIR; encoded by the coding sequence ATGAAAAAGATGATGCTGATCAAATCACACCATTTAAAAAAACAAAAAGTATTCTTTTCTGCACTGCAAAAGTCACACTATTCATGTGGCCTCATACTTCTTTGTTTAGCAGCACCACTCAGCCATGCTGAAAATATTAGCTATGCACAAGCCGAGCAATTTTTGCTTGAAAACTCATATACAACTCAGACCAATAATGCGCTAAACCAAGCTTCCAAACTGCAAGCTGAAGCCGTTAAAAATATTGGATTACCCCGCGTTGACCTAAATGTGCGTGCTTATAAATTTCATACTGAAACAGATATTCCATTAAACAGTGTAAAAAATAATTTAGAGCAAACACTTTCACAAGGCGTCAGTGAACGTGTTGATCAATGGCAAACTGAGCAAAATATTCCTTCCGACATTACCGATCCGTTAAAGCAAGGTTTAACTCGGGGCATTCATAGTGGTATTGGACTTATTCCAGATACAGCAAATGTCATACTCGAAGATGAAGTTGTACGCCCCACTGTTTCAGTGATGATGCCTCTTTATACTGGTGGATTAACGACAACAACAAAACACATTGCCAATTTAAAAGCAGAACGCAGTCAAGTTGATGCCAAACAACAACAAGATATGCAACGCTTTGAAATCATTCAGGCATATTTCAATGTGCAATTACAACAACAACTTTTACAAGCAAGTCAAACAAACCTTTTAGCCATGCAAAACCACTATGACAATGCACTCAAAATTGAGAAGCAAGGTTTTATTAGCAAGGGGCAACGCATGCAGTTTGAAGTTGCACGAAATAATGCCGAACGCACACAACAAAGTAATTTAAGTAATTTACATAGTGCACAATTTCAACTCAAAAATTTACTCAATAAACAAAATATTGAACAATTGACCACACCACTTTTTGTCAATAAACAGCAAAGCCAATCGTTAAATCAACTTCTAGCATCTTATCCAGAAACCTCAAATCTTGTGCGTAAAATGCACATGGATACACAACTTGCTCAGCAAAATGTCAAAATGCAAAATGCAGCAAAAAAACCGACGCTATTTGCTTTTGGTGAATATAGTTTAGATCAAGATCAAAATTGGATCGTGGGCGTTGCCGCACGTTATAATTTATTTTCAGGCATTGATAAGAATAAAAATGTACAAGCTGCCGAATTACAACGTTATGCGACTGAACTTATGACTGCTCGAACACAACAGGAAATTGAGAATATTATTTATAAATCTTATAGTGAACTCAGCACGGCACAACAATCGAATCAACTCTTACAACAAAATGAACAAGCAGCATTAGAAAACTTACGCATTCAACAATTGTCATTTAAAGAAGACATGGGCACTGCGACACAAGTCATTGATGCACAAAACCAATTAAGTTTGCTCAAAACGGAAAAAGCCATCAATGCTTATAAATATGTGATGTCACTTGCAAGCTTATTACACAGTCATGGCTCAATAGATCAATTTAAAAATTATGTAAATCAGTCGAATACTGATTATATTCGTTAA
- a CDS encoding SRPBCC domain-containing protein, with the protein MARIEVQSWVYAPIDVVWNTYNNPQDIQQWNTASPDWHTVNSQNDLRVGGQFSNRMEAKDGSMGFDFAGVYTEVISHEKIAYSFGERNAEILFQQQNEGVLMTITFDPENQYPLEQQQAGWQAILDNFKRYVESKS; encoded by the coding sequence ATGGCTCGAATCGAAGTACAATCATGGGTTTATGCGCCAATCGATGTGGTTTGGAATACGTATAACAATCCACAAGATATTCAACAATGGAATACCGCTTCACCTGATTGGCACACAGTTAATTCTCAGAATGATTTGCGTGTCGGTGGTCAATTTTCAAATCGAATGGAAGCCAAAGATGGCAGTATGGGTTTTGATTTTGCAGGAGTCTATACAGAGGTTATTTCACATGAAAAAATTGCCTATTCCTTTGGTGAACGGAATGCTGAAATTTTATTTCAACAACAAAATGAAGGTGTGCTGATGACGATTACATTTGATCCTGAAAATCAATATCCACTTGAACAACAACAAGCAGGTTGGCAGGCGATTTTGGATAATTTTAAACGCTATGTGGAAAGTAAATCGTAA
- a CDS encoding GNAT family N-acetyltransferase, whose amino-acid sequence MDHEKIVIQSSRITLKPFTAQDADESYVCITPTLTRFMSWEPPENRQVYDGIWQGWIQHIAEGSEYVFVIRHAESEEFLGLGGLHDVQSKTPELGIWIREDRHSAGYGKDAVTAIANWASSNFDFEHFIYPVAIENHASCRIAESLNGIAMYCTQKQKYKAVTYFIAKK is encoded by the coding sequence ATGGATCATGAAAAAATAGTCATTCAATCATCTCGAATCACATTAAAACCTTTTACTGCACAGGACGCTGATGAAAGTTATGTTTGTATTACTCCAACATTGACACGTTTTATGTCATGGGAACCACCTGAAAATCGTCAAGTATATGATGGAATTTGGCAAGGATGGATTCAGCACATTGCAGAAGGAAGTGAGTATGTATTTGTGATTCGCCATGCTGAAAGTGAGGAGTTTTTAGGGTTGGGTGGCTTGCATGATGTTCAATCGAAAACACCTGAGCTGGGGATTTGGATTCGAGAAGATCGTCATAGTGCAGGTTATGGCAAAGACGCTGTGACAGCAATTGCAAATTGGGCATCCTCGAACTTTGATTTTGAACATTTTATTTATCCAGTTGCGATTGAAAATCATGCGAGCTGTCGTATTGCAGAATCACTAAATGGTATAGCAATGTATTGCACACAAAAACAAAAATACAAAGCAGTCACCTATTTCATTGCAAAAAAATAG